A genomic region of Lytechinus pictus isolate F3 Inbred unplaced genomic scaffold, Lp3.0 scaffold_25, whole genome shotgun sequence contains the following coding sequences:
- the LOC129253964 gene encoding 26S proteasome non-ATPase regulatory subunit 7-like has translation MMSAPTNEIKKVVVHPLVLLSVVDHFNRIRNQRRVVGVLLGSWRQGVLDIANCFAVPFDEDDKDTSVWFLDHDYLENMYTMFKKVNAREKIVGWYHTGPKLHQNDIAINELIRKYCPNSVLCIIDAKPKELGLPTEAYYAVEEVHDDGTPTSKTFEHVPSEMGAEEAEEVGVEHLLRDIKDTSVGTLSQRITAQLLGLKGLQSQIQHISGYLQKVAAGELPINHTIIYQLQDVFNLLPDVNLSDFVKSLTTKTNDQMLVVYLASLIRSILALHNLINNKIQNRDLEKQEGKKKEEKKDEKKDDKEKKDDKEKKDDKSKDKKDAKSKDKK, from the exons ATGATGTCTGCACCGACAAACGAGATAAAGAAAGTGGTTGTCCATCCACTAGTGCTTCTCAGTGTTGTTGATCACTTCAACAGGATACGAAATCAAAGAAGAGTCGTCGGCGTTTTGCTGGGATCGTGGAGACAGGGAGTGCTTGACATTGCAAATTGTTTCGCAG TTCCATTTGATGAAGATGACAAAGATACTTCTGTTTGGTTCTTGGATCACGATTATCTTGAGAACATGTACACAATGTTCAAGAAAGTCAATG CAAGGGAAAAGATAGTGGGATGGTACCACACAGGACCAAAGCTTCATCAGAATGACATTGCAATCAATGAACTCATCAGGAAATACTGCCCAAACTCT GTATTATGTATCATTGATGCAAAACCTAAAGAATTGGGATTACCAACAGAAGCGTACTATGCAGTAGAAGAAGTACATGAT GATGGGACACCAACGAGTAAAACGTTTGAACACGTCCCAAGTGAGATGGGTGCGGAGGAAGCAGAAGAAGTAGGAGTAGAACATCTACTTAG GGATATCAAAGACACAAGTGTAGGAACATTATCTCAGAGGATTACAGCTCAGCTGTTAGGTTTGAAAGGTTTACAATCACAGATTCAACACATCAGTGGTTACTTACAGAAGGTTGCAGCAGGAGAATTACCTATCAACCACACCATCATTTATCAATTACAG GATGTATTCAACCTACTACCCGACGTGAACCTGAGCGACTTTGTCAAATCCCTGACGACCAAGACCAACGACCAGATGCTGGTGGTCTACCTTGCCTCTCTCATCCGCTCCATCCTCGCTCTTCACAACCTCATCAACAACAAGATTCAAAACAGAGACCTTGAGAAGCAAGAAGGcaagaaaaaagaggagaagaaggatgAAAAGAAGGATGACAAAGAGAAAAAGGATGATAAGGAGAAGAAGGATGACAAGAGCAAAGATAAGAAGGACGCCAAGTCAAAGGATAAAAAGTAG